A part of Hydrogenobacter sp. T-8 genomic DNA contains:
- a CDS encoding flavin reductase family protein, with the protein MPPPEGVSPAPQETFKTLEDAYFLGYVPRPVALLCVGENPLAVAWHMPTNKEPFMYAVAIARENYSHKLVLEGKDFTVNFLSETYLEDILTAGKYHGDQTDKWKLFKEIKPLKALKVDAYMVEQSLLVYECKQERLVELPDHSLLIGRVELIVPHPIEKYSTG; encoded by the coding sequence TTGCCTCCTCCTGAAGGGGTCTCCCCCGCCCCTCAGGAAACTTTCAAGACCCTTGAAGATGCCTACTTTTTGGGTTATGTGCCAAGGCCAGTGGCACTCCTTTGTGTGGGAGAAAACCCACTGGCAGTAGCTTGGCACATGCCCACAAACAAAGAGCCCTTTATGTATGCGGTAGCCATAGCAAGGGAAAACTACAGCCACAAGCTGGTCTTAGAGGGAAAAGATTTCACCGTAAACTTCCTCTCTGAAACCTACCTTGAAGACATCCTTACTGCAGGAAAATATCACGGAGACCAAACAGATAAATGGAAACTATTCAAGGAAATAAAACCTCTCAAAGCCCTGAAAGTAGACGCCTACATGGTGGAGCAATCCCTCCTTGTGTATGAATGCAAACAAGAAAGGCTTGTTGAGCTTCCAGACCATAGCCTGTTAATAGGCAGGGTGGAGCTAATAGTTCCTCATCCCATAGAAAAATATTCCACAGGATGA
- a CDS encoding histidine kinase: MLRIRLREWLYILLLAFLLGFSISGFVASLHGQNLMPMAFLGLLTSGYIFILSLITTEINNRWIVKKMPEFLRTPFSLLLALLSGFFGAIGGYLTNETFRIVDLHLPMSKALSLSFFLGIMTASLGYLLYKLVSLQRREEENKRLLLEEHIRNLESQISPHFMFNTLNALAELVYQNPRKAEEAILALASLLRKSLYFEPLITLQEEIDLLKDYWKVISLASS, encoded by the coding sequence ATGCTAAGGATTCGCCTAAGGGAGTGGTTATACATACTCTTACTCGCTTTCCTTCTTGGCTTTTCCATATCAGGCTTTGTAGCATCTTTGCACGGTCAAAACCTAATGCCAATGGCTTTTCTTGGACTACTTACCTCAGGCTACATATTTATCCTCTCCCTTATAACCACAGAGATAAACAACCGTTGGATTGTAAAGAAAATGCCAGAGTTTTTAAGAACACCCTTTAGCCTTTTGCTTGCCTTACTTTCTGGCTTTTTTGGTGCAATAGGTGGCTACCTTACCAATGAAACTTTTAGAATAGTGGACTTGCATCTTCCCATGAGCAAAGCCCTTAGCCTTTCCTTTTTCTTGGGAATTATGACCGCATCCCTTGGCTATCTTCTCTACAAGCTGGTCTCTTTGCAAAGAAGAGAAGAAGAAAACAAAAGGTTACTCCTTGAGGAGCACATAAGAAACTTAGAAAGTCAGATAAGCCCTCACTTTATGTTTAATACGTTGAACGCATTGGCGGAGCTTGTCTATCAAAACCCTCGCAAAGCGGAAGAAGCTATATTAGCCTTGGCAAGCCTCCTTAGAAAAAGCCTCTACTTTGAACCTCTTATAACCTTGCAGGAGGAGATAGACCTCCTCAAAGACTACTGGAAGGTCATAAGCCTTGCCTCCTCCTGA